Proteins encoded by one window of Rhineura floridana isolate rRhiFlo1 chromosome 9, rRhiFlo1.hap2, whole genome shotgun sequence:
- the TIGD4 gene encoding tigger transposable element-derived protein 4: MAESSDVHSLLPVVRKKKSLSIKDKIGIIAAIESGKNKTDIAERYGIKKNSLVSIMKNKDRVLEAFETWQFDPKRKRLRMAFYTDLEEILVKWYRMAQYSNISVDGPMLRFKANNFAQKLGHSNFKCSNGWLDRFKARYGLAFRFQPVAASSSTSATAAAAATTTATAAAVTTTVDTATAWHQNILPYYLKVYQPNDIFNMKETGLFYQMLPTHTFEFHGETCSMGQLSKERITVVVGTNMDASEKLPLLVIEKNKTPCCFQGVKALPVGYQANAMAWMTSEAFEQWVSKLDKRFQEQERRVIIFVDSFPVPAEVRNLKFIKLVSFPSCSPSRFTAMKQGIIKSLKVKYRCLLLKRFVDCVESGKEFTLTLFDAVDMLHLCWRDVSPGTTVKSCSEAGCISQTGENVDADTKTESNFDLTAYALAAGVEFPKGFSLEEYAVLDDDSIACEMPPNSEILQGKKCTSSETFEKDEDVEFPGSKHPLPSKKEALIALDTLRRSLRQQDLNASLHNSFMVLENFIHLAASK; encoded by the coding sequence ATGGCAGAGTCTTCAGATGTTCATTCACTTTTACCTGTAGTAAGAAAGAAGAAAAGCTTGTCAATCAAGGACAAAATTGGTATAATAGCTGCAATTGAAAGTGGCAAGAATAAGACAGACATTGCGGAAAGATATGGCATAAAGAAAAACTCCTTGGTTTCTATTATGAAGAACAAAGATAGAGTTTTAGAAGCCTTTGAAACCTGGCAGTTTGACCCTAAAAGAAAAAGGTTAAGGATGGCATTTTATACAGATCTGGAAGAGATACTGGTGAAGTGGTACAGAATGGCTCAGTACTCAAATATATCAGTGGATGGACCAATGCTACGCTTCAAAGCTAATAATTTTGCACAGAAACTTGGACATAGCAATTTTAAATGCAGCAATGGCTGGCTAGATCGTTTTAAAGCAAGGTATGGATTAGCATTCAGATTTCAGCCTGTAGCAGCTTCTTCAAGTACTTcagccactgctgctgccgccgccactactactgccactgctgctgctgttactactACAGTGGACACAGCAACTGCTTGGCATCAAAATATTCTCCCTTACTATTTAAAGGTTTATCAGCCAAATGATATATTTAACATGaaagagacaggattgttttaTCAGATGTTACCTACTCATACTTTTGAATTTCACGGAGAAACATGCTCCATGGGACAATTAAGCAAGGAAAGAATAACTGTAGTGGTTGGCACCAATATGGACGCCTCAGAAAAACTTCCATTGCTTGttattgaaaaaaacaaaactccCTGCTGCTTCCAGGGTGTCAAGGCACTGCCTGTGGGGTATCAAGCAAATGCTATGGCATGGATGACTTCGGAGGCATTTGAGCAATGGGTGAGCAAGCTTGACAAGAGGTTTCAAGAACAGGAGCGTCGTGTCATTATTTTTGTGGACTCTTTCCCTGTGCCTGCAGAGGTAAGGAATTTAAAGTTTATCAAACTTGTATCCTTTCCTTCTTGCTCACCCTCCAGATTTACAGCTATGAAACAAGGGATTATCAAGAGTCTGAAAGTCAAATACCGATGCCTCCTTCTCAAGAGGTTTGTAGACTGTGTTGAAAGTGGCAAGGAATTCACACTGACTTTATTTGATGCAGTTGATATGTTACACCTCTGTTGGAGGGATGTATCTCCCGGGACTACTGTTAAAAGTTGTAGTGAAGCAGGGTGTATATCACAGACTGGTGAAAACGTTGATGCAGACACAAAAACTGAAAGTAATTTTGATTTGACTGCATATGCATTGGCTGCAGGAGTTGAGTTTCCAAAAGGCTTTTCTTTGGAGGAATATGCAGTTTTGGATGATGATTCGATAGCTTGCGAAATGCCTCCTAACAGTGAAATATTACAGGGCAAAAAATGTACTTCAAGTGAAACCTTTGAAAAAGATGAAGATGTGGAGTTTCCAGGATCTAAACACCCTTTGCCATCAAAGAAGGAGGCTCTTATTGCTTTAGATACTCTTCGAAGATCTCTCCGACAGCAAGATTTGAATGCATCTCTTCATAACTCCTTCATGGTTCTAGAGAATTTTATTCATCTTGCAGCATCTAAATAA